Proteins encoded by one window of Kribbella flavida DSM 17836:
- the paaD gene encoding 1,2-phenylacetyl-CoA epoxidase subunit PaaD, with protein sequence MTSEETGATAQDLSDAAIWAAVGEVADPEVPVLTIADLGVLREVRHEGDQVVVTITPTYSGCPAMDLIRHEVELTLNHLGVDGRVETVLSPAWTTDWMSEAGKAKLTEYGIAPPTGTRAMGGPVAVSLTIRCPLCGSPDTTELSRFGSTACKSLWRCTACREPFDHFKTI encoded by the coding sequence GTGACGTCCGAGGAGACTGGCGCTACAGCGCAGGACCTCTCGGACGCGGCGATCTGGGCAGCGGTCGGCGAGGTGGCGGACCCGGAGGTGCCGGTGCTGACGATCGCCGATCTCGGCGTGCTGCGCGAGGTGCGGCACGAGGGCGACCAGGTCGTCGTGACGATCACTCCGACGTACTCGGGCTGTCCGGCGATGGACCTGATCCGGCACGAGGTCGAGCTGACGCTGAACCACCTGGGCGTCGACGGCCGGGTGGAGACCGTGCTGTCGCCGGCCTGGACCACCGACTGGATGAGCGAGGCGGGCAAGGCGAAGCTGACGGAGTACGGGATCGCCCCACCGACCGGGACACGGGCGATGGGCGGTCCGGTCGCGGTGTCTCTGACGATCCGCTGCCCGTTGTGCGGCTCTCCGGACACGACCGAGCTCAGCCGCTTCGGGTCCACGGCGTGCAAGTCGCTCTGGCGCTGCACCGCGTGCCGTGAGCCGTTCGACCACTTCAAGACCATCTGA
- the paaE gene encoding 1,2-phenylacetyl-CoA epoxidase subunit PaaE, with protein sequence MTTTTTPRRRATFHPLTVKAVDAITEDSVAITFDVPAELAAEYEFQAGQHLTVRRVGEDLRRSYSICSPAGSGVLRIGVKRIPGGEFSSYAASELKPGDTIEVMTPLGRFGTTLDPQHDRHYAFVAAGSGITPVLSLVATILREEPLSRVTLVYGNRTAGSVMFADELADLKDRYAERLHLVHVLSRESTEVELFSGRIDRGRLRRMLDTILPVKTVDEWFLCGPYAMVVGAQDLLLEQGVAREQVHAELFHVGDEAPVTRVEQTVVDEDAAEVTVILDGRRSTFGLTEHGRPVLDATLAVRSDAPFACKGGVCGTCRAKVVEGTVRMDTNWALEPDEIAAGYVLTCQSHPTTPKVTLDFDA encoded by the coding sequence ATGACGACCACGACGACGCCGCGCCGCCGGGCCACCTTCCACCCCCTGACGGTCAAGGCGGTCGACGCGATCACCGAGGACTCGGTGGCGATCACGTTCGACGTTCCGGCCGAGCTGGCCGCGGAGTACGAGTTCCAGGCCGGGCAGCACCTGACTGTGCGGCGGGTAGGGGAGGACCTCCGGCGCAGCTACTCGATCTGCTCGCCGGCCGGCTCCGGCGTCCTGCGAATCGGCGTCAAGCGCATCCCCGGCGGCGAGTTCTCGTCGTACGCCGCGAGCGAGCTCAAACCCGGCGACACGATCGAGGTGATGACGCCGCTCGGCCGGTTCGGCACCACGCTCGACCCGCAGCACGACCGGCACTACGCGTTCGTCGCCGCCGGCAGCGGGATCACGCCGGTGCTGTCGCTGGTCGCCACCATCCTGCGCGAGGAGCCACTCAGCCGGGTGACGCTGGTCTACGGCAACCGGACCGCCGGCTCGGTGATGTTCGCCGACGAGCTGGCCGACCTCAAGGACCGGTACGCCGAACGCCTGCACCTGGTGCACGTGCTGTCCCGCGAGAGCACCGAGGTCGAGCTGTTCAGCGGCCGGATCGACCGCGGCCGGCTGCGCCGCATGCTGGACACGATCCTGCCGGTGAAGACCGTCGACGAGTGGTTCCTGTGCGGCCCATACGCGATGGTCGTCGGCGCGCAGGACCTGCTGCTCGAGCAGGGCGTCGCGCGGGAGCAGGTGCACGCCGAGTTGTTCCACGTCGGCGACGAGGCGCCGGTGACCCGGGTCGAGCAGACCGTGGTCGACGAGGACGCCGCCGAGGTGACGGTGATCCTGGACGGCCGCCGCTCGACGTTCGGTCTCACCGAGCACGGCAGACCGGTGCTGGACGCGACGCTCGCGGTCCGGTCCGACGCGCCGTTCGCCTGCAAGGGCGGCGTGTGCGGCACCTGCCGCGCGAAGGTTGTCGAGGGCACCGTCCGGATGGACACCAACTGGGCCCTCGAACCCGACGAGATCGCCGCCGGCTACGTGCTCACCTGCCAGTCCCACCCGACCACCCCCAAGGTCACCCTCGACTTCGACGCCTGA
- a CDS encoding alpha/beta hydrolase, producing MSLGVAGALVAGLLGAAQGTAGHAAADAGSAAVGAAGPGKAPAVPVLSWKPCGQSAPEFECATAKVPLDHDQPHGPAISLALTRIRATDPSRRIGSLFLNPGGPGSSGVDFAQSVGKTLYSAEVRARFDLVGFDPRGVAASTPLTCFDTAEQAAAATAPFAFPVTVAEEREWVKYDRAYAAACARRAGPVIDHMSTANVARDLDLLRAAVGDQKLTYAGYSYGTYIGSVYANLFPHRVRAVLIDGVIDPVSDATGRNGEWRRQPVDARLKSEQGAYQTLREFLRLCDAGGATCAFSGGNPTARYDALAARLRKQPITMPDGEGGSVVVTYADLVTTSLVAMYSPVDWPEFAKYLQGLDIASAGAVRAARAALADPPYTQGAEGFYGVWCTDSLNPSSASAWARAARAADRQWPYFGRRWIWGSSICANWPGRDADRYLGPFSKPTAHPVLVVGNRWDPATRYEDAVSTSRILGRARLLTVSGWGHTSLFTSACADGYASAYLLTGALPAAGTVCRPDAVPFAATTRVKKPAPPYQWRPPHR from the coding sequence ATGTCGCTCGGTGTGGCGGGTGCGCTCGTCGCCGGTCTGCTCGGAGCCGCCCAGGGCACGGCCGGCCACGCTGCGGCCGATGCCGGCTCGGCAGCGGTCGGCGCTGCCGGGCCGGGAAAAGCACCAGCCGTGCCAGTTCTGTCCTGGAAGCCGTGCGGTCAGTCCGCCCCTGAGTTCGAGTGCGCGACGGCGAAGGTCCCGCTGGACCACGACCAGCCGCACGGACCGGCGATCAGCCTCGCGCTGACCAGGATCCGCGCCACCGACCCGTCCCGGCGCATCGGCTCCCTCTTCCTGAATCCAGGCGGCCCCGGCAGCTCGGGCGTCGACTTCGCCCAGTCGGTCGGCAAGACGCTGTACTCCGCCGAGGTGCGGGCCCGGTTCGACCTCGTCGGCTTCGACCCGCGCGGCGTGGCGGCGAGTACGCCGCTCACCTGCTTCGACACCGCCGAGCAGGCGGCCGCGGCGACCGCGCCGTTCGCGTTCCCGGTCACCGTGGCCGAGGAACGCGAGTGGGTGAAGTACGACCGCGCGTACGCCGCGGCCTGCGCCCGGCGGGCCGGACCGGTGATCGACCACATGTCCACCGCCAACGTCGCCCGCGACCTCGACCTGCTGCGGGCCGCGGTCGGCGACCAGAAGCTGACGTACGCCGGGTACTCCTACGGCACCTACATCGGCTCGGTGTACGCGAACCTGTTCCCGCACCGGGTGCGCGCGGTGCTCATCGACGGCGTGATCGACCCGGTCTCGGACGCGACCGGCCGCAACGGCGAGTGGCGCCGGCAACCGGTCGACGCGCGGCTGAAGAGCGAGCAGGGCGCCTACCAGACCCTGCGCGAGTTCCTGCGGCTGTGCGACGCCGGCGGTGCGACGTGCGCCTTCAGCGGCGGTAATCCCACGGCTCGGTACGACGCGCTGGCGGCCCGCCTGCGCAAGCAGCCGATCACGATGCCGGACGGCGAGGGTGGCAGCGTGGTCGTCACCTATGCGGACCTGGTCACCACCTCGCTCGTCGCGATGTACTCGCCGGTGGACTGGCCCGAGTTCGCGAAGTACCTGCAGGGTCTGGACATCGCGTCTGCCGGGGCGGTACGGGCCGCACGCGCCGCACTCGCGGACCCGCCGTACACCCAAGGCGCGGAGGGCTTCTACGGCGTCTGGTGCACGGACTCGCTGAACCCGAGCTCGGCCTCCGCCTGGGCCCGCGCCGCCCGGGCTGCCGACCGCCAGTGGCCGTACTTCGGGCGACGCTGGATCTGGGGATCCAGCATCTGCGCCAACTGGCCGGGGAGGGACGCCGACCGCTACCTCGGCCCGTTCAGCAAGCCGACGGCGCACCCGGTCCTTGTCGTGGGCAACCGCTGGGATCCCGCCACCCGGTACGAGGACGCGGTCAGCACGTCCCGGATTCTCGGTCGGGCGCGGCTGCTGACCGTCAGCGGCTGGGGCCACACCTCGTTGTTCACGTCGGCCTGTGCGGACGGCTACGCGAGCGCTTACCTGCTGACCGGGGCGCTGCCGGCGGCCGGGACGGTGTGCCGCCCCGACGCGGTGCCGTTCGCGGCGACCACCCGGGTGAAGAAGCCGGCGCCGCCGTACCAGTGGCGTCCGCCGCACCGCTGA
- a CDS encoding metal-dependent hydrolase, whose amino-acid sequence MGRSHALSGWCAGLVVAPVIGLTTVAEVVPFAAATAGYALLPDLDHPGASASRLLGPLTGFVSSVLRAFSALLYSLTKGPRDEDSTGQHRHATHTVVAAVLLGFATSSAGAVGGWRAVLAIALLGLILAADVLGDWVLLVVVAAGGWTLAGSWLPGTSAVEALRGGLDEIGSWIGAAVAVGMFVHCLGDSLTRSGCPWLWPLPIRGETWYEIRLPKPLRFRTNGPVENLLIAPALVVGSVLLLPGGLAIAQDLATTIWSTTSVWLAGR is encoded by the coding sequence ATGGGGCGTTCGCATGCGTTGTCCGGCTGGTGCGCGGGCCTGGTGGTCGCGCCGGTGATCGGGTTGACCACGGTGGCCGAGGTGGTGCCGTTCGCGGCGGCGACGGCGGGCTACGCGCTGCTGCCCGACCTCGACCACCCGGGCGCGAGCGCGTCCCGGCTGCTCGGTCCGCTGACGGGCTTCGTGTCCAGCGTGCTCCGGGCGTTCTCCGCCCTGCTGTACTCGCTGACCAAGGGGCCACGCGACGAGGACAGCACGGGGCAGCACCGGCATGCCACCCACACGGTGGTCGCGGCGGTGCTGCTCGGGTTCGCGACGTCGAGCGCCGGTGCGGTGGGTGGCTGGCGTGCGGTGCTGGCGATCGCGCTGCTCGGCTTGATCCTGGCCGCCGACGTGCTGGGGGACTGGGTGCTGCTCGTGGTCGTCGCGGCGGGCGGCTGGACGCTGGCGGGCAGTTGGCTGCCCGGCACGTCGGCGGTCGAGGCGTTGCGCGGCGGGCTGGACGAGATCGGCAGCTGGATCGGTGCGGCCGTTGCCGTCGGCATGTTCGTGCACTGTCTCGGTGACAGCCTGACCCGCTCGGGCTGTCCCTGGCTCTGGCCGCTGCCGATCCGCGGCGAGACCTGGTACGAGATCCGCCTGCCCAAGCCGCTGCGCTTCCGCACCAACGGCCCGGTCGAGAACCTGCTGATCGCTCCGGCCCTGGTCGTCGGCAGCGTTCTGCTGCTCCCGGGCGGTCTCGCCATCGCGCAGGACCTCGCCACCACGATCTGGTCCACCACGTCGGTCTGGCTGGCGGGCCGATGA
- a CDS encoding leucine-rich repeat domain-containing protein — MSRRTVNLGETGLTELDPALREHTGLRELYLHGNRLASLPDWLGDFAELRILDLSHQPLALLPSTLGQLASLEFLYVSDLAVTSLPDSLGGLTSLLYLGATDNGLSEVPASLGGLRNLVELRVYGNQFTTLPTEYGGLSALRELHLDRNPLTGLPGTFDQLTELRVVSLRGAALTEFPVALSRLPQLRQLDLRANRITRLPDLGSDAFPALEKLDLRWLDLPVVPEWVHDLERRGCLVYRTAAG; from the coding sequence ATGAGCCGCCGGACGGTCAACCTCGGCGAGACCGGCCTGACGGAGCTCGACCCGGCTCTCCGGGAGCACACCGGGCTCCGCGAGCTCTACCTGCACGGCAACCGGCTCGCCTCCTTGCCCGACTGGCTCGGCGACTTCGCGGAGCTGCGGATTCTCGACCTGAGTCACCAGCCGCTGGCCTTGCTGCCGTCGACGCTGGGGCAGCTGGCGAGCCTGGAGTTCCTCTATGTCAGCGATCTGGCAGTGACCTCATTGCCGGACTCCCTGGGGGGACTGACCTCGCTGCTCTACCTCGGGGCCACTGACAACGGCCTCAGCGAGGTGCCCGCGTCCCTGGGCGGCCTCCGGAACCTGGTCGAGCTCCGCGTGTACGGCAACCAGTTCACCACGCTGCCCACCGAGTACGGCGGCCTCTCGGCGCTCCGCGAACTCCACCTCGACCGCAATCCGTTGACCGGTCTGCCCGGCACCTTCGACCAACTGACGGAGCTGCGGGTGGTCAGTCTGCGCGGTGCGGCGTTGACGGAGTTCCCGGTCGCGCTGAGCAGACTGCCGCAGCTGCGTCAGCTGGACCTGCGCGCCAACCGCATCACCCGGCTGCCGGACCTCGGCTCCGACGCGTTCCCGGCGCTGGAAAAGCTCGACCTGCGCTGGCTCGATCTCCCGGTCGTGCCCGAGTGGGTCCACGACCTGGAACGCCGGGGCTGCCTGGTCTACCGGACCGCCGCCGGATAG
- the dapA gene encoding 4-hydroxy-tetrahydrodipicolinate synthase: MSSAASSAPTAPPFGRLTTAMITPFRTDGSLDLEAAQKVAGHLVDQGNDALIVNGTTGEAPTTSDQEKDQLVRAVLEAVGDRAQVVAGVGTNDTAHTIALAQAAEAAGAHGLLVVTPYYNKPPQEGLKAHFTAVADATGLPNLLYDIPGRSGVEIRTETLIALADHPRIVAVKDAKGDVVAAAKVLANTDLAYYCGADELNLAWLAIGAAGIASVVAHVASPQYRQLIDAAVAGDLATARELDRRLIPAVEAIMTRTQGAIMVKAALKLLGVTEHATVRLPLVEATTAQVDGLTTDLKTSGLVA, translated from the coding sequence ATGTCCTCAGCTGCGTCCTCCGCCCCGACAGCCCCGCCTTTCGGCCGGCTGACCACGGCGATGATCACCCCGTTCCGCACGGATGGCTCGCTCGATCTCGAGGCCGCGCAGAAGGTCGCCGGCCACCTGGTCGACCAGGGCAACGACGCGCTGATCGTCAACGGCACCACCGGCGAGGCCCCGACCACGTCGGACCAGGAGAAGGACCAGCTGGTCCGCGCCGTGCTGGAGGCCGTCGGCGACCGCGCCCAGGTGGTCGCCGGCGTCGGCACCAACGACACCGCGCACACGATCGCGCTGGCCCAGGCCGCTGAGGCCGCCGGCGCGCACGGACTGCTCGTCGTCACGCCGTACTACAACAAGCCGCCGCAGGAAGGCCTGAAGGCGCACTTCACCGCGGTCGCCGACGCGACCGGCCTGCCGAACCTGCTGTACGACATCCCCGGCCGCTCCGGCGTCGAGATCCGCACCGAGACCCTGATCGCGCTCGCCGATCACCCGCGCATCGTCGCGGTGAAGGACGCCAAGGGCGACGTCGTCGCCGCCGCCAAGGTGCTGGCGAACACCGACCTGGCCTACTACTGCGGTGCCGACGAGCTCAACCTCGCCTGGCTGGCGATCGGCGCCGCCGGTATCGCCAGCGTCGTCGCGCACGTCGCGAGCCCGCAGTACCGGCAGCTGATCGACGCCGCCGTCGCCGGCGACCTGGCCACCGCCCGGGAGCTCGACCGACGGCTGATCCCGGCCGTCGAGGCGATCATGACCCGGACCCAGGGCGCGATCATGGTCAAGGCCGCGCTCAAGCTGCTCGGCGTGACCGAGCACGCGACCGTCCGGCTGCCGCTGGTCGAGGCGACCACTGCGCAGGTCGACGGGCTCACCACCGATCTCAAGACGTCAGGACTGGTTGCATGA
- a CDS encoding ribonuclease J: protein MSHPHPDLAAPAPLAPGALRVIPLGGLGEVGRNMTVFEYDGKLLVVDCGVLFPDENQPGVDLILPDFQPIRERLHDIVAVVLTHGHEDHIGGLPYLLRERGDIPVLGSRLTLALLEGKLREHRHRNVPQQVVVEGEKVRLGPFECEFVAVNHSIPDALAVAIRTPAGLVLHTGDFKMDQLPLDDRITDLRAFARLGEEGVDLFCVDSTNSEVPGFTTHERDIAPVLDRVFTNARNQRIIVACFASHVHRVQQVMDAAVKHRRKVAYVGRSMVRNMAVARDLGFLTVPGETLIDMRELENYPPEQVVLVSTGSQGEPMSALSRIAANDHNSVQLQPGDTVVLASSLIPGNENSVYRVINGLTRHGANVIHKGNALVHVSGHASAGELLYCYNIVKPRNVMPVHGEIRHLHANAALARQTGVPAENVVVVEDGVVVDLVDRLAVVAGKVDCGYVFVDGSTVGDITETSLKDRRILGDEGFISVIAVMDSVTGKLTAGPEIQARGFAEDDTVFDDLRPKIEAEIEKAIGSGVDDMYQLQQVIRRVVGKWVSDTHRRRPMIIPVVVES, encoded by the coding sequence ATGAGTCATCCCCACCCCGATCTCGCCGCCCCGGCACCACTGGCGCCGGGTGCGCTCCGGGTGATCCCGCTCGGTGGGCTCGGCGAGGTCGGTCGCAACATGACCGTCTTCGAGTACGACGGCAAGTTGCTGGTCGTCGACTGCGGCGTGCTGTTCCCGGACGAGAACCAGCCCGGTGTCGATCTGATCCTGCCCGACTTCCAGCCGATCCGGGAGCGGTTGCACGACATCGTGGCGGTGGTGCTGACCCACGGCCACGAGGACCACATCGGCGGCCTGCCCTACCTGCTGCGCGAGCGCGGCGACATCCCGGTGCTCGGGTCCCGGCTCACGCTGGCCCTGCTCGAGGGCAAGCTCCGCGAGCACCGGCACCGCAACGTGCCGCAGCAGGTCGTCGTCGAGGGGGAGAAGGTTCGGCTCGGCCCGTTCGAGTGCGAGTTCGTCGCGGTCAACCACTCGATCCCGGACGCGCTCGCGGTCGCGATCCGGACCCCGGCCGGCCTGGTGCTGCACACCGGCGACTTCAAGATGGACCAGCTGCCGCTGGACGACCGGATCACCGACCTGCGCGCGTTCGCCCGGCTCGGCGAGGAGGGGGTCGACCTGTTCTGCGTCGACTCCACCAACTCCGAGGTGCCCGGCTTCACCACCCATGAGCGCGACATCGCGCCGGTGCTGGACCGGGTCTTCACCAACGCCCGCAACCAGCGCATCATCGTCGCCTGCTTCGCCAGCCACGTGCACCGGGTCCAGCAGGTGATGGACGCCGCGGTGAAGCACCGCCGCAAGGTCGCGTACGTCGGCCGCTCGATGGTCCGCAACATGGCCGTCGCCCGGGACCTGGGCTTCTTGACCGTGCCCGGCGAGACGCTGATCGACATGCGCGAGCTGGAGAACTACCCGCCGGAGCAGGTGGTGCTGGTCTCCACCGGTTCGCAGGGCGAGCCGATGTCGGCGCTGTCGCGGATCGCGGCCAACGACCACAACAGCGTGCAGCTGCAGCCCGGCGACACCGTCGTGCTCGCGTCCTCGCTGATCCCCGGCAACGAGAACTCGGTCTACCGGGTGATCAACGGCCTGACCCGGCACGGCGCAAACGTCATCCACAAGGGCAACGCGCTGGTGCACGTGTCCGGCCACGCGTCGGCCGGTGAGCTGCTGTACTGCTACAACATCGTCAAGCCGCGCAACGTGATGCCGGTGCACGGCGAGATCCGGCACCTGCACGCGAACGCGGCGCTGGCCCGCCAGACCGGCGTACCGGCCGAGAACGTGGTGGTGGTGGAGGACGGTGTGGTGGTCGACCTGGTCGACCGCTTGGCCGTGGTGGCCGGCAAGGTGGACTGCGGCTACGTGTTCGTGGACGGCTCGACGGTCGGCGACATCACCGAGACCTCGCTGAAGGACCGGCGGATTCTCGGGGACGAGGGTTTCATCTCGGTGATCGCCGTGATGGACTCGGTCACCGGCAAACTGACCGCCGGACCCGAGATCCAGGCCCGCGGGTTCGCCGAGGACGACACCGTCTTCGACGACCTGAGGCCGAAGATCGAGGCGGAGATCGAGAAGGCGATCGGCAGCGGTGTGGACGACATGTACCAGCTGCAGCAGGTGATTCGCCGGGTGGTCGGCAAGTGGGTGAGCGATACTCACCGCAGACGCCCGATGATCATCCCGGTCGTCGTGGAGAGCTGA
- a CDS encoding LacI family DNA-binding transcriptional regulator codes for MSITGVNGAGQRRPTMKEVAARAGVALKTVSRVVNEEPNVSPELTAKVQAAIKELNYTPNESARMLRRGKTGTIAVVIRDIGDPFFASLGRAVELWARSSGSVVMIGLTDEDPERERDVCLEFVARRPDALIMAPIGETQDYLAPHVDAGMAVVTIDRPAHGIEADAVLADNAGGIDQAIDHLVRQGHRRIAYLGDDERIFTARERVVAYRAAMARHRIEVDEDLVHLSEPTTEGIGITLSAVLDRPEPATALLSANNMTTAEVLRGMAGRRDRVALVSFDDLALGDLLSPGLTAVAQSADVMARTAIQLMTERLPEPHRPGRTVRVPVKLTIRGSGEIPPA; via the coding sequence GTGAGTATCACTGGTGTCAACGGAGCCGGGCAGCGCCGGCCCACCATGAAAGAGGTCGCCGCCCGGGCTGGCGTCGCGCTGAAGACGGTGTCCCGGGTGGTCAACGAGGAGCCGAACGTCAGCCCGGAGCTGACCGCCAAGGTCCAGGCCGCGATCAAGGAGCTCAACTACACCCCGAACGAGAGCGCCCGGATGCTGCGCCGCGGCAAGACCGGCACGATCGCCGTGGTGATCCGCGACATCGGTGACCCGTTCTTCGCCTCGCTCGGCCGCGCGGTCGAGCTGTGGGCCCGGTCCAGCGGCTCGGTGGTGATGATCGGGCTGACCGACGAGGACCCCGAGCGCGAGCGGGACGTCTGCCTGGAGTTCGTCGCCCGGCGGCCGGACGCGCTGATCATGGCGCCGATCGGGGAGACCCAGGACTACCTCGCCCCGCACGTCGACGCCGGGATGGCGGTCGTCACGATCGACCGCCCGGCGCACGGGATCGAGGCGGACGCGGTGCTGGCCGACAACGCCGGTGGCATCGACCAGGCGATCGACCACCTGGTCCGCCAGGGACACCGCCGGATCGCCTACCTCGGCGACGACGAGCGGATCTTCACCGCCCGCGAACGCGTGGTCGCCTACCGCGCGGCGATGGCCCGGCACCGGATCGAGGTCGACGAGGACCTGGTCCACCTGTCCGAGCCGACCACCGAGGGCATCGGGATCACGCTGTCCGCCGTACTGGACCGCCCGGAGCCGGCGACCGCTCTGCTGTCGGCCAACAACATGACCACCGCCGAGGTACTGAGGGGCATGGCCGGCCGTCGTGACCGGGTCGCGCTGGTCTCCTTCGACGACCTGGCCCTCGGCGACCTGCTCAGCCCGGGCCTGACCGCGGTTGCTCAGTCGGCCGACGTGATGGCCCGGACCGCGATCCAGCTGATGACCGAGCGCCTGCCCGAACCGCACCGGCCGGGCCGGACCGTTCGCGTCCCGGTCAAGCTCACCATTCGCGGCTCAGGCGAGATCCCGCCTGCCTGA
- a CDS encoding fatty acid desaturase family protein gives MSQVVADDVGPLRPQQQFASLYTDLSHTVRDLGLLRRRYAYYWTRIGLVLASLGGIVTGFVLLGNSWFQLFMAAALALVLTQVAFLSHDSAHRQIFDSAAWNDWTARVLAGGIAGMSITWWRSKHSKHHNAPNQVGKDPDIGPGVLAFTPDNAVRRSSAAQWLTDRQGWLFFPLLTLEGISLHVSSLQHQFRRGATRMERIEAAVVISRLGGYVAALFLLLPPGKAAAFLGLQLALFGVFLGASFAPNHKGMPLVPATMKLDFLRRQVLMSRNIRGGLLVDFALGGLNYQIEHHLFPSMPRPNLRRVQPIVREYCAKHGVKYTEVGLFESYRIVTDYLNNVGLRARDPFQCPLTAQYRA, from the coding sequence GTGTCCCAAGTCGTTGCCGACGACGTCGGCCCGCTGCGGCCGCAGCAGCAGTTCGCCAGCCTCTACACGGACCTGTCGCACACCGTGCGCGACCTGGGTCTGCTGCGCCGCCGGTACGCCTACTACTGGACGCGGATCGGTCTGGTGCTCGCCTCGCTCGGCGGCATCGTCACCGGATTCGTCCTGCTCGGCAACTCCTGGTTCCAGCTGTTCATGGCGGCCGCGCTGGCGCTCGTGCTGACCCAGGTCGCCTTCCTGAGCCACGACAGCGCGCACCGGCAGATCTTCGACTCCGCAGCCTGGAACGACTGGACCGCGCGGGTGCTGGCCGGCGGCATCGCCGGCATGAGCATCACCTGGTGGCGCTCGAAGCACAGCAAGCACCACAACGCGCCGAACCAGGTCGGCAAGGACCCGGACATCGGCCCCGGCGTGCTCGCGTTCACCCCCGACAACGCCGTACGGCGCAGCAGCGCGGCGCAGTGGTTGACCGACCGGCAGGGCTGGTTGTTCTTCCCGCTGCTGACGCTGGAAGGCATCAGCCTGCACGTGTCGAGCCTGCAGCACCAGTTCCGGCGCGGCGCCACCCGGATGGAGCGGATCGAGGCCGCGGTGGTCATCTCGCGGCTCGGCGGTTACGTGGCCGCGCTGTTCCTGCTGCTGCCGCCCGGCAAGGCCGCGGCCTTCCTCGGCCTCCAGCTGGCGCTGTTCGGCGTCTTCCTCGGCGCGTCGTTCGCCCCGAACCACAAGGGCATGCCGCTCGTCCCGGCCACGATGAAGCTCGACTTCCTACGCCGCCAGGTGCTGATGTCGCGCAACATCCGCGGCGGTCTGCTGGTCGACTTCGCGCTCGGCGGCCTGAACTACCAGATCGAGCACCACCTGTTCCCGAGCATGCCCCGCCCGAACCTGCGGCGGGTCCAGCCGATCGTCCGCGAGTACTGCGCCAAGCACGGCGTGAAGTACACCGAGGTCGGCCTGTTCGAGTCGTACCGGATCGTCACCGACTACCTGAACAACGTCGGCCTGCGCGCCCGGGACCCCTTCCAGTGCCCGCTGACCGCGCAGTACCGGGCCTGA